A DNA window from Rhodococcus sp. Z13 contains the following coding sequences:
- the map gene encoding type I methionyl aminopeptidase, translated as MSTRAPLVPGTPTPIREVPPSIERPEYAWKPTAKEGNEPWVQTPETIEKMRLASKLAAQALVEAGKAVAPGVTTDELDRIVHEYLCDHGAYPSTLGYRGFTKSCCTSLNEVICHGIPDTTVVEDGDIVNIDVTAYIDGVHGDTNATFLAGNVSEEVQLLVERTHEAMMRGIKAVKPGRALNVIGRVIEAYANRFGYGVVRDFTGHGIGETFHNGLVILHYDRPDIDTIIEPGMVFTIEPMINLGTPDYEIWDDGWTVVTKDRKWTAQFEHTLVVTDTGAEILTLP; from the coding sequence ATGTCGACCCGCGCTCCGCTCGTCCCCGGTACCCCGACTCCCATCCGGGAGGTCCCTCCGTCCATCGAGCGTCCGGAGTACGCGTGGAAGCCCACGGCCAAGGAAGGCAACGAGCCGTGGGTGCAGACCCCCGAGACGATCGAGAAGATGCGGCTGGCCTCGAAGCTCGCCGCGCAGGCCCTCGTCGAGGCCGGTAAGGCCGTCGCGCCGGGCGTGACCACCGACGAACTCGACCGCATCGTCCACGAGTACCTGTGCGACCACGGGGCCTACCCGTCGACGCTCGGCTACCGCGGCTTCACCAAGTCGTGCTGCACCTCGCTCAACGAGGTCATCTGCCACGGCATCCCCGACACGACCGTCGTCGAGGACGGCGACATCGTCAACATCGACGTCACCGCCTACATCGACGGCGTGCACGGCGACACCAACGCCACCTTCCTCGCCGGCAACGTCTCGGAGGAGGTGCAGCTGCTCGTCGAGCGCACCCACGAGGCCATGATGCGCGGCATCAAGGCCGTCAAGCCGGGCCGCGCCCTCAACGTCATCGGCCGGGTCATCGAGGCGTACGCCAACCGGTTCGGCTACGGCGTCGTCCGCGACTTCACCGGACACGGCATCGGCGAGACCTTCCACAACGGCCTGGTGATCCTGCACTACGATCGGCCCGACATCGACACGATCATCGAGCCGGGCATGGTGTTCACCATCGAGCCGATGATCAACCTGGGCACCCCCGACTACGAGATCTGGGACGACGGCTGGACCGTGGTCACCAAGGACCGCAAGTGGACTGCCCAGTTCGAGCACACCCTCGTCGTCACCGACACGGGCGCGGAGATCCTCACCCTCCCCTGA
- a CDS encoding alpha/beta fold hydrolase, translated as MESRTVTTPGGDVHVRIGGPESRFTVLLLPDADESAEAYDVVCERLHNSDLRTVVVDAGASLTSADVFALLDALALPWVHLAGSGTGAELAWAVASGRFGRFASLVVADRGHPAVPDHAGVVRDPAAPPAEVPTTIVIGDATRRAEADASMRYVTGEFRVVELDGVASVPAEAPADFASAIALRTGSW; from the coding sequence ATGGAATCGAGGACGGTGACCACCCCGGGTGGAGACGTGCACGTACGGATCGGGGGACCGGAGAGCCGGTTCACCGTGCTGTTGCTCCCCGACGCGGACGAGAGCGCCGAGGCGTACGACGTGGTGTGCGAACGCCTGCACAACTCCGACCTGCGGACCGTGGTCGTCGACGCCGGCGCCTCGCTGACCTCCGCGGACGTCTTCGCCCTGCTCGACGCACTCGCTCTGCCATGGGTACACCTCGCCGGCAGCGGCACCGGCGCCGAACTCGCCTGGGCCGTCGCCTCGGGCCGCTTCGGCCGCTTCGCCAGCCTCGTCGTCGCCGACCGCGGCCACCCCGCCGTCCCGGACCACGCCGGCGTCGTCCGCGATCCCGCGGCCCCGCCCGCGGAGGTGCCCACCACCATCGTCATCGGCGACGCGACGCGCCGCGCCGAGGCCGACGCCTCCATGCGCTACGTCACCGGCGAGTTCCGGGTCGTCGAACTCGACGGTGTCGCCAGCGTCCCCGCCGAGGCCCCGGCCGACTTCGCTTCGGCGATCGCACTCCGCACCGGCAGCTGGTGA
- the mqo gene encoding malate dehydrogenase (quinone) — protein MSENVVEAKTDVVLVGAGIMSATLGALLRQLQPDWSITVFERLDAVAGESSDPWNNAGTGHSALCELNYTPGKPDGSVDITKAVNVNEQFQVSRQFWAYAVDHGILPDPKNFINPVPHVSFVHGAENVKYLRARYDALAGHPLFEGMEYTESPAVFSERLPLMAKGRDFSDPVALNWTETGTDVDFGALTKQLINNVAASGGTVFFGHEVTGLKKQSDGSWVVKVENRRTGESRKVRAKFVFVGAGGGALHLLQKSGIKEISGFGGFPVSGAFLRCTNPEVIAQHSAKVYGKAAVGAPPMSVPHLDTRVINGKQGLLFGPYAGWSPKFLKKGGVLDLPKSVKPNNLMSMLGVGVTELGLVKYLIGELTQSPADRIVTLSEFVPEARIEDWELIVAGQRVQVIRRKGMGGVLEFGTAVVNAADGSIAGLLGASPGASTAVPAMLDVLQRCFPQDWTRWQSKLQEMVPSLGRKLADDPALFRQVWEHSTTALKLDAPAGAEAAPAVEATAV, from the coding sequence GTGTCAGAGAACGTAGTAGAGGCGAAGACCGACGTAGTGCTCGTTGGCGCGGGCATCATGAGCGCAACCCTCGGTGCGTTGTTGCGTCAGCTGCAGCCCGACTGGTCGATCACCGTCTTCGAGCGCCTCGACGCCGTCGCCGGTGAGAGCAGCGACCCCTGGAACAACGCGGGCACCGGCCACTCGGCGCTGTGTGAGCTCAACTACACCCCGGGCAAGCCCGACGGTTCCGTGGACATCACCAAGGCCGTCAACGTCAACGAGCAGTTCCAGGTCTCGCGTCAGTTCTGGGCGTACGCCGTCGACCACGGGATCCTTCCCGACCCCAAGAACTTCATCAACCCCGTCCCGCACGTGAGCTTCGTGCACGGCGCGGAGAACGTGAAGTACCTGCGTGCCCGCTACGACGCGCTCGCCGGCCACCCGCTCTTCGAGGGCATGGAGTACACCGAGAGCCCGGCGGTCTTCTCCGAGCGTCTCCCGCTCATGGCGAAGGGCCGCGACTTCTCCGATCCGGTCGCGCTGAACTGGACCGAGACCGGCACCGACGTCGACTTCGGTGCCCTCACCAAGCAGCTGATCAACAACGTCGCGGCCTCCGGCGGCACCGTCTTCTTCGGCCACGAGGTCACCGGACTGAAGAAGCAGTCCGACGGCAGCTGGGTCGTCAAGGTCGAGAACCGCCGCACCGGCGAGTCCCGCAAGGTCCGCGCGAAGTTCGTCTTCGTCGGCGCGGGCGGCGGCGCCCTGCACCTGCTGCAGAAGTCCGGCATCAAGGAGATCAGCGGCTTCGGCGGCTTCCCCGTCTCCGGTGCCTTCCTGCGCTGCACCAACCCCGAGGTCATCGCGCAGCACAGTGCCAAGGTCTACGGCAAGGCCGCGGTCGGTGCGCCCCCGATGTCGGTGCCGCACCTCGACACCCGCGTCATCAACGGCAAGCAGGGCCTGCTGTTCGGCCCCTACGCCGGCTGGTCGCCGAAGTTCCTCAAGAAGGGCGGCGTGCTCGACCTGCCGAAGTCGGTCAAGCCCAACAACCTCATGTCGATGCTCGGCGTCGGCGTCACCGAGCTGGGCCTGGTCAAGTACCTGATCGGTGAGCTGACCCAGTCGCCCGCCGACCGCATCGTCACCCTCTCCGAGTTCGTGCCCGAGGCCCGCATCGAGGACTGGGAACTCATCGTCGCCGGCCAGCGCGTGCAGGTCATCCGCCGCAAGGGCATGGGTGGCGTGCTCGAGTTCGGTACCGCCGTGGTCAACGCGGCGGACGGCTCGATCGCCGGTCTGCTCGGTGCCTCGCCGGGTGCCTCGACCGCCGTGCCGGCCATGCTCGACGTGCTCCAGCGCTGCTTCCCGCAGGACTGGACCCGCTGGCAGTCCAAGCTCCAGGAGATGGTCCCGTCGCTCGGCCGCAAGCTCGCCGACGACCCGGCGCTGTTCCGCCAGGTCTGGGAACACAGCACCACGGCCCTGAAGCTCGACGCCCCCGCAGGCGCCGAGGCCGCTCCGGCCGTCGAGGCGACCGCGGTCTGA
- a CDS encoding alpha/beta hydrolase, with protein MTTWRSDVLGDGYEQLELPLGTDPDGEGEISATLVRYQPASTDLPDRAVLYVHGFTDYFFQQHLAEHFAARGYRFFALDLRKCGRSRRPGHTPHFVTDLAFYDAELEQALEVVRGEVGGGVLLAAHSTGGLVLPLWLDRLGRRPGGVRGAGVCGLVLNSPWFDLQGPSYLRNVGTALIDVVGRVKPQALVPLRKLDTYGRSLQGGGWTYDLEWKPLTGFPIRFGWLRAVRHGHARLHEGLDVGVPSLILRSARSRSAPAYDPSIDTVDAVLDVRQIARWAGCLGDRTTIVPIPGARHDVFLSEPRPLATAFRELDLWLEWLDGHGSAETSADAASVPLRPLGEHA; from the coding sequence GTGACTACTTGGCGTTCCGATGTCCTCGGCGACGGATACGAGCAGCTCGAGCTGCCGCTGGGCACCGATCCGGACGGCGAGGGTGAGATCTCCGCCACCCTCGTGCGATACCAGCCCGCCTCGACGGATCTGCCCGATCGCGCCGTGCTCTACGTCCACGGATTCACCGACTACTTCTTCCAGCAGCACCTCGCGGAGCACTTCGCGGCCCGCGGCTACCGCTTCTTCGCGCTGGACCTGCGCAAGTGCGGTCGTTCGCGCCGGCCGGGGCACACCCCGCACTTCGTCACCGACCTCGCCTTCTACGACGCCGAACTCGAGCAGGCACTCGAGGTCGTGCGCGGCGAGGTCGGCGGCGGGGTGCTGCTGGCTGCGCACTCGACGGGCGGGCTGGTACTGCCGCTGTGGCTCGACCGGCTCGGCCGCAGACCCGGCGGGGTGCGCGGAGCCGGAGTGTGCGGGCTGGTGCTCAACAGTCCGTGGTTCGACCTGCAGGGGCCGTCCTACCTGCGGAACGTCGGCACCGCACTGATCGACGTCGTCGGTCGCGTGAAGCCGCAGGCGCTGGTCCCGCTCCGCAAGCTCGACACCTACGGCCGCAGTCTGCAGGGCGGCGGCTGGACCTACGACCTCGAGTGGAAGCCGCTCACCGGTTTCCCCATCCGGTTCGGATGGCTGCGTGCGGTCCGGCACGGGCACGCCCGCCTGCACGAGGGTCTGGACGTGGGGGTGCCGTCGCTGATCCTGCGGTCCGCGCGGTCGCGGTCCGCCCCGGCCTACGACCCGTCGATCGACACCGTCGACGCGGTGCTCGACGTGCGGCAGATCGCCCGCTGGGCGGGCTGCCTGGGTGACCGCACGACGATCGTGCCGATCCCCGGGGCGCGGCACGACGTTTTCCTGTCCGAACCCCGCCCGCTGGCCACCGCCTTCCGGGAATTGGATCTGTGGCTGGAATGGTTGGACGGACACGGATCGGCGGAGACCTCCGCCGACGCCGCCTCCGTTCCGCTTCGACCCCTGGGAGAGCACGCGTGA
- a CDS encoding multidrug effflux MFS transporter → MNPSSETVSGAKTDHHGTHEQGGAGLSGAGVASLCLLAALAPLAVDMYLPGFTEFAEEFDATASAVQFTLTAFLIGMALGNLIIGPLSDRLGRRSSMLVGTAVCALASIVCAIAPSVELLAASRFLQGFAGAAGIVVGRAVVSDRAQGMAAAKLFGLLVLVSAVAPIVAPLIGGGLVLSVGWRGVFWLLALLSLLMLAAIVLFLPESLPAGKRTAGGLGGLVRGIGVVLRDRTYLGYLLAHTFAFGVLFAYISASPFVMQKIHGLSTGWFTLLFAFNAVGISLGNVVNQKMLQRTSPHRLLGIGLALLVFWSAVLTVNALAGPVLGVTVVALWFGVASLGLVLANAATLALGQVRQAAGTGSALLGALQFLLAAVVAPIVGAWGEYTAVPMAVAMFVTAVLGLGSMALVRNR, encoded by the coding sequence ATGAACCCGTCCTCCGAGACCGTCTCCGGAGCGAAGACCGACCACCACGGCACCCACGAACAGGGAGGCGCCGGCCTGTCCGGGGCCGGAGTGGCCTCGCTGTGCCTCCTCGCCGCGCTCGCCCCCCTCGCCGTGGACATGTACCTGCCCGGCTTCACGGAGTTCGCCGAGGAATTCGACGCCACCGCCTCGGCCGTGCAGTTCACCCTGACCGCCTTCCTCATCGGCATGGCGCTCGGCAACCTGATCATCGGCCCGCTCTCCGACCGGCTCGGCCGCCGCTCCTCGATGCTCGTCGGCACCGCCGTGTGCGCCCTCGCGAGCATCGTGTGCGCGATCGCCCCCTCGGTGGAACTGCTCGCCGCCTCCCGCTTCCTGCAGGGCTTCGCCGGAGCCGCCGGCATCGTGGTCGGCCGCGCGGTCGTCTCCGACCGCGCCCAGGGCATGGCCGCCGCGAAGCTGTTCGGCCTGCTCGTGCTCGTCAGCGCCGTCGCCCCCATCGTCGCGCCGCTGATCGGCGGCGGTCTCGTCCTGTCCGTCGGCTGGCGGGGCGTCTTCTGGCTCCTGGCCCTGCTGAGCCTGCTCATGCTGGCCGCGATCGTCCTCTTCCTGCCCGAGAGCCTGCCCGCCGGCAAGCGCACCGCCGGGGGACTCGGCGGCCTGGTCCGCGGCATCGGCGTGGTGCTGCGCGACCGCACCTATCTCGGCTACCTGCTCGCCCACACCTTCGCGTTCGGCGTGCTCTTCGCCTACATCTCCGCGTCCCCGTTCGTGATGCAGAAGATCCACGGCCTGTCCACCGGCTGGTTCACCCTGCTGTTCGCGTTCAACGCAGTGGGCATCAGTCTCGGCAACGTCGTCAACCAGAAGATGCTCCAGCGCACGAGCCCGCACCGCCTGCTCGGCATCGGCCTGGCGCTGCTGGTCTTCTGGTCGGCCGTCCTCACCGTCAACGCCCTCGCCGGCCCCGTGCTGGGCGTGACCGTGGTGGCGCTGTGGTTCGGTGTCGCCAGCCTCGGTCTGGTACTCGCCAACGCCGCGACCCTCGCCCTCGGCCAGGTCCGGCAGGCCGCCGGCACCGGCTCGGCGCTCCTCGGCGCCCTGCAGTTCCTGCTGGCCGCGGTCGTCGCCCCGATCGTCGGTGCGTGGGGCGAGTACACCGCGGTCCCGATGGCCGTCGCGATGTTCGTCACCGCCGTCCTCGGCCTCGGATCGATGGCGCTGGTCCGCAACCGCTGA
- the mtr gene encoding mycothione reductase has translation MTHYDLAIIGTGSGNSILDERYDGKRVAILEKGVFGGTCLNVGCIPTKMYVYAAEVAHTVRTAAKYGIDAELQGVRWNDIVDRVFGRIDPIAAGGERYRREDCANVTVYDGHARFVGERTLDTGTGETITADQVVVAAGSRPTVPQEVVDSGVRYHTSDDVMRLPKLPESLVILGTGFIAMEFAHVFSALGTRVSVVARTDRLLRHLDADVSERFTALAAAKWDVHLANPAREFRPVGDGVEVVLADGTVVSGDALLVATGRRPNGDLLDVSAAGIELDEAGRIVVDEFQRTTAPGVFALGDVSSPFQLKHVANHEARVVQHNLLHDAWSGDTAALQRTDHRYVPSAVFTDPQIASVGLTEAEARKAGYDISVKIQDYGNVAYGWAMEDTEGFCKLIADRSTGLLLGAHIIGAQASTVIQPLIQAMSFGLPAREMATGQYWIHPALPELVENALLGL, from the coding sequence GTGACCCACTACGACCTCGCGATCATCGGCACCGGATCGGGGAATTCGATCCTCGACGAGCGGTACGACGGGAAGCGTGTCGCGATCCTCGAGAAGGGCGTCTTCGGCGGCACCTGTCTGAACGTGGGCTGCATCCCCACCAAGATGTACGTCTACGCCGCGGAGGTCGCGCACACGGTGCGGACCGCGGCGAAGTACGGGATCGACGCCGAACTGCAGGGCGTGCGGTGGAACGACATCGTCGACCGCGTGTTCGGCCGGATCGACCCCATCGCCGCCGGCGGTGAGCGGTACCGGCGCGAGGACTGCGCCAACGTCACGGTCTACGACGGGCACGCCCGGTTCGTCGGGGAACGCACCCTCGACACCGGGACCGGCGAGACCATCACCGCGGATCAGGTCGTGGTGGCGGCCGGGTCGCGGCCGACGGTTCCGCAGGAGGTCGTCGATTCCGGTGTGAGATACCACACGAGCGACGACGTGATGCGGCTGCCGAAGCTGCCCGAATCGCTGGTGATCCTCGGGACCGGTTTCATCGCGATGGAGTTCGCGCACGTCTTCTCCGCCCTCGGCACGCGGGTGTCGGTGGTCGCCCGCACCGACCGGCTGCTGCGGCACCTCGACGCCGACGTCTCCGAGCGGTTCACGGCGCTCGCCGCGGCCAAGTGGGACGTGCACCTCGCCAACCCGGCGCGGGAGTTCCGCCCGGTCGGCGACGGGGTGGAGGTCGTGCTCGCCGACGGCACCGTGGTGAGCGGGGACGCCCTGCTCGTCGCGACGGGCCGCCGGCCGAACGGCGACCTGCTGGACGTGTCCGCGGCGGGCATCGAACTCGACGAGGCCGGCCGGATCGTGGTCGACGAGTTCCAGCGCACCACCGCGCCGGGAGTGTTCGCGCTCGGCGACGTGTCGTCGCCCTTCCAGCTCAAGCACGTCGCCAACCACGAGGCGCGGGTGGTGCAGCACAACCTGCTGCACGACGCGTGGTCCGGGGACACCGCGGCGCTGCAGCGCACGGATCACCGCTACGTGCCGTCGGCGGTGTTCACCGATCCGCAGATCGCGTCGGTCGGTCTCACCGAGGCCGAGGCACGGAAGGCCGGATACGACATCTCCGTCAAGATCCAGGACTACGGCAACGTCGCCTACGGCTGGGCCATGGAGGACACCGAGGGTTTCTGCAAGCTGATCGCCGACCGGTCGACCGGTCTGCTGCTCGGCGCCCACATCATCGGTGCGCAGGCCTCGACGGTGATCCAGCCGCTCATCCAGGCGATGTCGTTCGGTCTGCCGGCGCGGGAGATGGCGACCGGTCAGTACTGGATCCACCCGGCACTGCCGGAGCTCGTGGAGAACGCCCTGCTCGGCCTGTAG
- a CDS encoding response regulator transcription factor: MPPTASPLLRPRDGDALRAELRRTAVHAQLPVVFAGEVRDGTLQLSEFLGTRTNSLAGVVVPPRAGLGGRVLAEARAATVADYGRSPAITHHFDRPVLSEGLRSILAVPVMVGGVARAVLYGAARECAPVGERAVNAFAQAAARLAQEIAVRDEVDRRLAMLARASEDRDPVASAHVREVHAELRTLAQDVDDPGLQEKLRSLSDRLAGVLDGAVPAERPDVVLSPRETDVLSHVALGCSNAEIAQRLSVGAETVKSYLRSAMSKLDVHSRHEAVVTARKWGLLP, encoded by the coding sequence GTGCCGCCTACAGCGTCGCCACTCCTGCGTCCCCGAGACGGAGACGCGCTGCGCGCCGAGCTTCGCCGCACCGCCGTACACGCCCAGTTGCCGGTGGTCTTCGCCGGCGAGGTCCGCGACGGAACTCTGCAGCTCAGCGAGTTCCTCGGCACCCGCACCAACAGCCTCGCGGGCGTCGTCGTGCCGCCCCGCGCCGGCCTCGGCGGCCGGGTTTTGGCGGAGGCACGCGCGGCCACGGTGGCGGACTACGGGCGCTCCCCCGCGATCACCCACCACTTCGACCGGCCCGTGCTCAGCGAGGGACTGCGGTCGATCCTCGCCGTGCCGGTGATGGTCGGCGGGGTCGCCCGCGCCGTGCTCTACGGCGCCGCGCGCGAGTGCGCGCCGGTCGGCGAGCGGGCGGTGAACGCGTTCGCACAGGCGGCGGCGCGGCTGGCGCAGGAGATCGCGGTGCGCGACGAGGTGGACCGGCGACTCGCGATGCTGGCGCGCGCATCCGAGGACCGCGACCCGGTCGCGTCCGCGCACGTGCGGGAGGTCCACGCGGAACTGCGCACCCTGGCCCAGGACGTCGACGATCCGGGTCTGCAGGAGAAGCTGCGGTCGCTGTCGGACCGCCTCGCGGGAGTCCTCGACGGGGCGGTGCCGGCGGAGCGGCCGGACGTCGTGCTGTCGCCGCGCGAAACGGACGTGCTGTCGCACGTCGCACTGGGGTGCAGCAACGCCGAGATCGCGCAGCGCCTGTCGGTCGGCGCCGAGACCGTCAAGAGCTATCTGCGCAGCGCGATGAGCAAGCTGGACGTCCACTCCCGCCACGAGGCGGTGGTCACGGCGCGCAAGTGGGGTCTGCTGCCCTGA
- a CDS encoding MarR family winged helix-turn-helix transcriptional regulator, with translation MPDEVRITDADVERLADSVRTLVWKLQRVGEREAGLMGIPQSEIEVLRVLSDHPGITVSELARMLGLQSSNVSATVRSLVGRGLVTRTTNPRDGRSYHLHRTPLAEHNGDLIRRMWTSRMQQVLAGMGDDAAELVAVAPLLERLAVLADDPAQA, from the coding sequence ATGCCCGATGAAGTGAGGATCACCGACGCCGACGTCGAGCGCCTGGCCGACAGCGTGCGCACGCTCGTGTGGAAGTTGCAGCGCGTCGGCGAACGCGAAGCGGGCCTGATGGGCATCCCCCAGTCCGAGATCGAGGTCCTGCGGGTGCTGTCCGATCACCCCGGGATCACCGTGTCCGAACTGGCCCGCATGCTCGGGCTGCAGAGCAGCAACGTCAGCGCCACGGTGCGCAGTCTCGTCGGCCGCGGACTCGTCACCCGCACGACCAACCCCCGGGACGGCCGGTCGTACCACCTGCACCGCACTCCCCTGGCCGAGCACAACGGCGACCTCATCCGGCGCATGTGGACCTCGAGGATGCAGCAGGTGCTCGCCGGCATGGGTGACGACGCCGCCGAACTGGTCGCGGTGGCGCCGCTGCTCGAGCGCCTCGCCGTGCTCGCCGACGATCCCGCGCAGGCCTGA
- a CDS encoding AMP-binding protein, translating into MVDIANRVQELLERYDTADACAAQLLCDDHPADAVAFTVVESDLSATDLTYGDLRERSSQFAAALADLGVEPGDHVATLMGKSADLVVALLGIWRRGAVHVPLFTAFASPAIAFRLEASAAKIVIADRDQVAKLAPGTDIPADVPWRVIVAGSGDAADIGRDVLDFAALLAAHGADEPGGQAVAVGSGGRLVQLFTSGTTGTPKGVPVPVKALASFHAYLEFGLDVREDDVFWNAADPGWAYGLYYALLGPLAAGRRSLLLHAGFSPALTWQVLDTFGVTNFAAAPTVYRSLKADTAPHTPVRLRRASSAGEPLTPDVLEWSQETLGVTVRDQYGQTEHGMFVVDAWADDLRENTPARSMGKPLPGWTCAVLREDSDEIAEPGEVGRVAIDVQASPLIWFTGYVDAPEKTAERFSADGRWYLTGDAGKVDENGFFFFSSRDDDVIIMAGYRIGPFDVESVLVMHPDVVEAAVVGLPDELRGEVLEAFVVLQEGIEGDDALETELQQLVKKKYAAHAYPRAVHFVPHLPKTPSGKVQRFKLRQAGALG; encoded by the coding sequence ATGGTCGACATCGCGAATCGAGTGCAGGAACTGCTCGAACGCTACGACACAGCCGATGCATGCGCAGCGCAGCTGCTGTGCGACGACCACCCCGCCGACGCCGTGGCGTTCACCGTCGTCGAGAGCGACCTCTCCGCCACCGACCTCACCTACGGCGACCTGCGCGAGCGCTCCTCGCAGTTCGCGGCCGCCCTCGCCGATCTCGGTGTCGAACCCGGCGACCACGTCGCCACCCTGATGGGTAAGTCCGCCGACCTGGTCGTCGCGCTGCTGGGCATCTGGCGGCGCGGCGCGGTCCACGTCCCGCTGTTCACCGCCTTCGCGTCGCCCGCCATCGCGTTCCGGCTCGAGGCCAGCGCCGCGAAGATCGTGATCGCCGACCGCGACCAGGTCGCCAAGCTCGCCCCCGGCACCGACATCCCCGCCGACGTGCCGTGGCGCGTGATCGTGGCCGGTTCGGGGGACGCGGCGGACATCGGCCGCGACGTCCTCGACTTCGCCGCGCTGCTCGCCGCACACGGCGCCGACGAGCCCGGTGGGCAGGCCGTGGCGGTCGGCAGCGGGGGACGGCTCGTGCAGCTGTTCACCTCCGGCACCACCGGCACCCCCAAGGGGGTTCCCGTCCCGGTCAAGGCGCTCGCGTCCTTCCACGCCTACCTGGAGTTCGGGCTCGACGTACGTGAGGACGACGTCTTCTGGAACGCCGCCGACCCCGGCTGGGCGTACGGGCTGTACTACGCGCTGCTCGGCCCCCTGGCCGCCGGCCGCCGCAGCCTGCTCCTGCACGCGGGCTTCTCGCCCGCGCTGACCTGGCAGGTCCTCGACACCTTCGGCGTCACCAACTTCGCGGCCGCGCCGACCGTCTATCGCAGCCTCAAGGCCGACACCGCCCCGCACACGCCGGTGCGGCTGCGTCGCGCCTCCTCGGCCGGTGAGCCCCTCACCCCGGACGTGCTCGAATGGTCGCAGGAGACCCTCGGGGTGACCGTACGCGACCAGTACGGCCAGACCGAACACGGCATGTTCGTCGTCGACGCCTGGGCCGATGATCTGCGCGAGAACACCCCCGCCCGCTCGATGGGCAAGCCGCTGCCCGGCTGGACCTGCGCCGTGCTGCGCGAGGACTCCGACGAGATCGCCGAGCCCGGCGAGGTCGGCCGCGTCGCGATCGATGTACAGGCGAGCCCGCTGATCTGGTTCACCGGCTACGTCGACGCCCCCGAGAAGACCGCCGAGCGTTTCAGCGCCGACGGACGCTGGTACCTGACCGGCGACGCCGGCAAGGTCGACGAGAACGGATTCTTCTTCTTCTCGTCCCGCGACGACGACGTGATCATCATGGCCGGCTACCGCATCGGCCCGTTCGACGTGGAGTCGGTGCTGGTCATGCACCCCGACGTGGTGGAGGCCGCGGTCGTGGGCCTGCCCGACGAACTGCGCGGCGAGGTGCTCGAGGCGTTCGTGGTGCTGCAGGAGGGCATCGAGGGCGACGACGCCCTCGAGACCGAACTGCAGCAGCTGGTGAAGAAGAAGTACGCCGCCCACGCCTACCCGCGGGCCGTCCACTTCGTCCCGCACCTGCCCAAGACCCCCAGTGGCAAGGTGCAGCGGTTCAAGCTGCGGCAGGCCGGCGCCCTGGGCTGA